Part of the Sulfobacillus acidophilus DSM 10332 genome, ATAAGAGGGCCGATCCGGGTGCGCCGGTCAAAAGACTCGCGGACGGTAGTAAAAGACCGCCGAAGCCTTCCCCGAATATCCACACGACGAGAGCCCATCCCAACGAGAGCCAAAGCCCCCAACGGTACCAACCGGGTCGTTTCATCAATAAGAGCCCGCCGATGCCCAATTGCAGGAAAGCCGCCAGTCCGTTCGCCCAGATTCCCCCCTCGCGCCACAGATGGATGCCCTCCCGAAGTAAAAACAGGACCACCGGTGGTTGACCGACGACGACCGGTTGAAGGACTTGGTGCCAAAACAGCGGACTAAACATGGCCGGTTGACACTGCAAGAGCCCGTCGACCACCCATAAGATACCCAATACCTGGCGAATTCGCGTAGCCACAGATCCCATAGGGAACTTCCTCCTTCACGTCGAGACGAAGGGAGGCCCCCTTCTGCCGGGAGCCTCCGACTCGTCAGACTTTAACGGACGCGGGGTCGACGGGCGAGCCAACCGCCGGTCAGGAGTAATCCCGCCCCCATCCCCATCAGAGGCAAGATGGGCAGCCCAGTAACCGGCGACGTCGCCCCTTTCACCATCGACGGGGTATTCGTGGCAGGCGGGGTGACCGAGGAATTCGCCGCCGCAAATTTAGCCGGAAATTGGCTGACGATCCCTTGGGCTAAATATTGCCCGGCGGTAAACATCGTGCCATACGCCTGTTCCATGGTCGTAACCGCGGCCGCGTCGTTACCCTGAACGGCGTCGGTAAACGCCGACGTGATCTGGTTAATGTGGTCTTGCAGCACCGTGGACAACGTCCCCTCGTTTAAATAGGGGTTGGCCTTGGCCAGAAACGCGCTAAATTGATTTTTGTAGGCCGTCAAAGAGGTTTGCGCCTCATTGGCCGCTTGGGTATCGCCTGCTTGAATATCCGCCGCATAAGTCAAGAAGTATTTGTGTTGATTCCACAAGGAGGCAAACGCCTGTCCCGCCGCCGCACCATAAATCCCGCTTATGGCCTGAGTCAACTGGGCGGTGTTTTGATCCATTAAGTTCATAAACACCGCCGTCCCCACCGGGTTATGGGCATAGGTGGACAGCATCGCCCCTTCTAATGCCACCGCATGTAGGCCTAATAACGCATCAAGGGACGCGACCAAATTGCCGGTAGGCGTGTTCGGCGACGAGTTGCCAAAAGTTGTCGGGAACTGCTCGGCAAACCCCGTGGCTAGATAATCGCCGGCGGTAAACATCAATTGGTAAGCGGCGGTGGTTTCTTGGGCCGCCCCGCTCACATTCCCGTCGGCAAAATCATTAAAGGCCTGAATCTCCTGGTTAATATGATCCTGCAATACCGCCGACAGGGTGGCCGCGCTAAAATGCGGGTTCAGTTGGGCCAGCACATCGGCAAATTGGTTTTTATAGCGGGTCAATGTCGCTTGATCGGCCTCTGCCGCCAACGCATCGCGAGCATAGGTGAAAAAGTATTGATGCTGGTTCCACAAAGCCTCAAACTGTTGGCCGGCCGCCGACCCGTATATGCTCGACACGGCGGCCGTCAGCGCTTGCGTGTTTTGGTCCATTTGTGCCATGTAGCCGTCATAAGCGGCCGTGTTCCCCGCGTAGAGCGCTCGCATGGCCAGTTCCAACAAAACCGCGTGTTCTCCCAATAATTGGTCTAAGGTAATTCGCAAATTCCCGGCCGGGGTCCCGATTTGGGTATTGTCGAACTTTGAGGGAAATTGGGCTACAATGCCGTTGGCGAGGTAACCGCCGGCGGTAAACATGAGCTGATAATCCTGCATCAGTTCCGCCGCCGCGGCACTGGCATTCCCGTCCACGTAATCTTGAAAGGCCTGGGTGATTTGGTTGACATGATCTTGCAACACCGTGGAGAGCGTGCTTTCGCTCAAATGGGGGTTCGCCTGGGCCAAAAACTGACTGAACTGGTTTTTATACTGCGTGAGGAGCGTTTGGGCCTGAGCGGCGGCGGCGCTATTACCGGATTTCACCGCATCGACATAATTGAAGAATTCCTGGTGATGGTTCCATAGACTTTGAAAGGCCTGGCCGGCGGATGGGCCATAAATCCCGCTCACGGCCTGGGTTAAAAGAGCCGTGTTGGCATCCATTTGGGTCATGTACGCTTGATAGAGCGAGGTATTGCCGGCATATAAGGCTTGCATGGCCAACTCCAGTAATATGGCATGTTCACCCAACAGCTGATCCAAACCGGCCTGGAGATTTACCGCCGCGGTGTCGGGACCGGTGGTTCCGAACTTCTGCGGGAATTGGGCGGCAATGCCACCGGCCAAATAGTCGCCGGCCGTAAACATGAGATTGTCGGCTTGCACCAACTCAGCGGTCGCCGCGGCGTCATTACCGCCGGCATAGTCATTGAAGGCCTGGGTGATTTGGTTGATATGATCTTGCAACACCGTGGAGAGCGTGCTTTCGCTCAAATGGGGATTGGCCCCGGCCAGAAATTGGCTAAACTGATTTTTATAAAACGTGAGCCGGTTTTGAGCCTGGTTCTCCCCGCGCATCGCTTCGACATAACTGAAGAAATAGCGGTGCTGGTTCCATAATTGTTCAAAGGCGTTCCCGGTTTGCGTCCCATAAAGCTTACTCACGGCAGCGGTCAATGCCGCCGTATTTTGCATCATGGCCTGATCCAGCGCTTCGGTTAAGGCGGTATTCCCTGCATAGAGCGCGTCCATTCGCATGGCCAATAATAGCGCATGTTCACTGAGCAGTTGATCCAAATTGGCCCGTAAGGTTACGGCCGGCGTGACGGCTTGAACCCCGGCGGGACTCGAGGCGGCAAATGTCGTGGCGACCGGAGCCGCAATCATACCGGCACTGAATAAGGCGGCGCCGGCTATTTTCATCCATGAGTTCATTGAATCTGACCTCCTTTGCGATTTCATTAGCCCATACGACGGCCGACCCGGATGCGATCTCTCCGAGCAGAAAAAATTTTTTTCCTAAGCAAAGATCGTTTGCCGGTGTTCTCGTCGTAGAGACCAATAAATACCGAGAAAGGGGTCAATTCATGTTACGACGCCGCCAATGGGGATTCGGTCTCGCCGGAATCGGTTTGGGACTCATCGCGTTACCTATCTGGATTGGCCCGGCAGCCCGGGTCGCTGCAACCCAGCTGACCCGGCCTATGCCGGGGTCCCTTTCCACCCGTCGTCTACCAACGGCGGCCCCCGTGATACCGGCGCCGCCCAACGGTTCGGTGGTCGCCCAGCTCGTTATTCCCGCGTTGCGGCTCAATGTCCCGGTGGTACAAGGTACCGGATTCGGTCAACTCTTTTTCAATCCGGGCCATTATGCCGGTTCGGTGTTACCCGGAGAACCGGGTACCAGCGTCATTGCCGCCCATAATGCCACGTTTTTTCGCCATCTGAATGCGCTTCATCGGGGCAGCCGGATAACGGTCGAAACGCGACAGGGAACCTTTTTATTTGCCGTCACCGGCGCTCAAGTGGTTTCCGATACGGCCGGTTTGCCGAACACCGTCGCCCCTAGCCTGGATCTCGAGGCGTGCTATCCCTTAAATGCCCTTTATTTCACCCCCGACCGCTATATCGTCTTTAGCCGCCTCATCCGGTCCTCCACCGGGAAGCCTGTTCCCCTGTTGCCATCTGCCAAGCCGTCTGTTACCCGGTACCATGCCAATATTCCTACCAGCATCGAAAGCCGCTTTTCTTTGTCCCTGGCGGACAATTCCTTGCCCATGGGAAGCCTCACCTATCATGCTCCCCACACCGCCGAGGTCCTGGCCTTTGAAGAGTCGCCGAACCCGCTGGAAGCGGAAACGGTGGCCATTTCATTATGGCTCGCCTATGTTGACGCCAGCCGGAGCGGCAATCGGTCCGCACTGGCGGCATTAGGTGTCCGGCAAAATCAGAATCCCTACTGGCAAGCGCGCTCTGTCGTCTTCGAGGCGCCCTTAAACGTTCAGATGACCGTCACCGGAACCGGTCTTCCAATCCGTATCATCATGACAAACGCCCTCGTCCGGATTAACGGCGAACCTTTTCAAACCCAGATGACCATAACGATTACGGGAACGACCCTCACCATTCAGGAGGTCGGCACGGCACCGTCAATATTGTAGCGGTGTTACCCGGAGGAAAAGGCCGAACGGAAAATCCCGCTGAATCACTCATATACAAAAAGCCCCGACCGGTGATAATACCGGCGAGGCTCGGTTTACCGAGAAAGGGCTAATTGTCGTGACGATTCGCTTTCTGGGCGTTATCGTGTGACGAATCTTGATGATGAGAGCCCTGATCTTTCCCCTCGACATTGAGATGGGCCTCAATACCCATTGCGACCCATGCTTTGTTTTTAGACACCACCTGAGCCGTCACCGCAAGCTGATGGTTATTTAACGCCGTCATGATACCGGCAACGGTGCCCTGGGCTTCGAGAGAAACGCGGGTGCTCGGAGTCAGATCGATCGTCACGGTTTTTCCGGACGTCGTCTTGACGGTAATGGAAGGACCGGTCAGCGAACCGGTTTCAAACACCCCGCGGATCACCTGATGGGTTTGGTTTCCATGATCCTCTTGGCCCGGATGGTCATGAGCAAAGGCCACGCCCGACACCAGGATTAAACTCCCGGCGACCGCCACCCCCGCCAACTTTGTGGCGATTTGTGTCATAGCCATCACCTTCTTTCGTTGGATTTCGTCACCAAAGGGGATCATTCGTTTCGCTCGACTAGACTCCTTTTTTGAACAGCAACTTTTTGCGCGAACCGATTCAAGCACGCCCCTTCAGTATGACGTACTCGGTTGGGACCCATTCACATAGAAACCCAGCGCGGGCGGATGGGAACGAGCAAGGCGCATCTGTTCGTGAAATGTCTCTGTTATTGGCTATTGGTGCTGTACTCCGTTGATGAACCTGACCTTGCTAATCAAACTCCAACCGAATGCTGACCAAGCGCAGGCCCTACTCCTCATGATGGAACGGTTCAACGGTCGATACATCATCCCCCTCGTCATGGCGTTGGACGGAATGCCTTCGAGGCCAAACCGACCTGATGTATCGAGACGATCAGTGCTATCTCGCGGTAGTCGTCGATGGGCCCGAACCGCCCGGTTTCAACCGAACGATTGGTTGGGCGTAGATCTCGGAATTGTCCACCTGGCCGCCGACTCGAAGCACGAAATCGGCTAAACGTCTGCTCATGAAACGGCGGCACAAAGAACAACGCTTTTCGGCGAATGAAAACCACCGGACTCCGAACAACCGTTGACGACAGCCCAAGACAGGAGGCGCGGGATTGCCCTGGAAGACTTGAATAGCATCCGGATCACGGTTGAGCGGGCTCAGCGGCGTCCGGCATAGTTGGACATTCCATCGGTTGCGGGGATTTCTCGAATATAAAGCCCGGATGGCCGGAGTGCGCGTCGTGGGATCCCCACAATACGTCGTGGACGTCTATCCCCCTACAAAAGCAAGCAGGACCACAAGCGGGCGGCAAAGGACTCAGTCAGGACTCAGGATGGAACATTGTTTGGGCTCGGGATGCAAAATCCGGAACCGTTTTCTGAAGCGAACGGAGAATTCCTTGAACCGTGTTCATCGGCTCGCGGCGGTGTGATGCCAGGTCTTCAAGCGCATGAAAAAAATCCTGCGGGGCAAGCTCTAGTTGATAGCACAAAAACTTATCGGGATGTTGAATATCGGTGTCGCAAAAACCGTCCGGCACCCGGAAATCATTTAGATTCGCCGTGACCCAACACGTCCGCCCGACTGGCAATGGCTGCGGCGAGAACGTGGCGGTCTTTGATATCATTGGGCATGGACGGAATCAGAGGGGTATAGTGACTCTGTTCGACCATGGCATCAGGAAACGTGTCCTTCATGATCTCGATCACATAGTGCGCACCCGCCCTGGCTGCAACAGGGTCGAGGGGTGATAGCTAGATATAAGTGCGTTCCAACTCGTCCAAGACATCGGGGCTCCATCGGATCTGGCAGATTCCGACCTCGGCAATGGTCAAAATGACATCGCGCAAAGTCGCCGGGTACAGCACACAGGTATCCAAAAACGCGACGAAAGGCATCCGTTAAGACTCCCGTTCGTCGACATCATCCGACGCATAGAGGCCGAGGGCCTCGGACGCGCGCACGAGTTCCTGAAGATGAGCCTTTCGCAGACGATCCCGGGCATTTTTGTAATCTAACAGATCGCCGAGCCGAATGCGGCGGTGCGACCCCACCCGATGAAAGCGGATTTTGCCCTCGTCCAATAAGCGAATCAAATACGGGCGGGACACTTGGAGCAAATCGGCCGCCTGTTGCGTCGTCAATTCTTGTTCGTAATGCAGAATCGAGACAGAATGGCCCTTCGCCAAATGTTGGGCCGCCGCCAGGAGCACACGAACCAAGGGCGCGGGCAGAGGGACTTGACCGTGGTTGTTGTCCATCAGGACGTAGGCCGTATTCGGATGCGCCACTAAGTCGTCGGCAATGCGCTTCACGGTGTCCAGATCCTGACTGTCTGGGCCAATGAGGACATCATCAGCCATCGGAGCTCCTCCTTTACCGGTCAGGTTACCCGGCCTTTACCCGCATTATACGCAATAAGTGAAATAAACGCAACCTCGCGACGACCCGAAACAGCAATTGGGCGCCGAAGGGCTCAATCGGTAGATACCCCCGATCATTCAGGATGAGGAGATCCGTTCGCTTTAGATCCATAAAGGCCCGTTGCAAGGTTTCGGCCTAGAGGGCTTCGGTCAGCCGTACCACCAAGCCGGTGACGTGTCAACGCCGATCGAAATTTGATCCACTTGCGCCAACCAAATTTGACCCACCTAATGAATCCCCCGGGGATGCGGGGGTGGCCGGCGGAGTCCCCCACACGCCGGCCCGCTTCTTGTCTTTGAGTCGGTAACTGTCCCCGCGAATGTTCACCACGTGAGAATGGTGCAGCAAACGGTCCAAGATGGCCGTGGCGATGACGGGATCGCCCAATACGTCGCCCCAGTCGGCAAAGCCCTTGTTCGAGGTCAGAATGAGACTACCTCGCTCATAGCGAGCGGACACCAGTTGAAAGAATAACGTCGCGGCCACGCGAGATAAGGGCAGGTAGCCAAATTCGTCGACGATGAGCACCTTGGGCGATAGGTAGACCCGCATGCGCCGCTCCAACCGATGTTCGTGATACGCTTGCTCGAGGTCCTGCAATAGACGATCGGCGGTGACAAAATACGCCCCGAAGCCTGCCTCCACGGCCTTCATGCCTAATGCGATAGCGAGATGGGACTTCCCGACCCCGGGAGGTCCGAGGAAGAGAATGT contains:
- a CDS encoding hypothetical protein (KEGG: aac:Aaci_0230 hypothetical protein~SPTR: Putative uncharacterized protein), whose protein sequence is MNSWMKIAGAALFSAGMIAAPVATTFAASSPAGVQAVTPAVTLRANLDQLLSEHALLLAMRMDALYAGNTALTEALDQAMMQNTAALTAAVSKLYGTQTGNAFEQLWNQHRYFFSYVEAMRGENQAQNRLTFYKNQFSQFLAGANPHLSESTLSTVLQDHINQITQAFNDYAGGNDAAATAELVQADNLMFTAGDYLAGGIAAQFPQKFGTTGPDTAAVNLQAGLDQLLGEHAILLELAMQALYAGNTSLYQAYMTQMDANTALLTQAVSGIYGPSAGQAFQSLWNHHQEFFNYVDAVKSGNSAAAAQAQTLLTQYKNQFSQFLAQANPHLSESTLSTVLQDHVNQITQAFQDYVDGNASAAAAELMQDYQLMFTAGGYLANGIVAQFPSKFDNTQIGTPAGNLRITLDQLLGEHAVLLELAMRALYAGNTAAYDGYMAQMDQNTQALTAAVSSIYGSAAGQQFEALWNQHQYFFTYARDALAAEADQATLTRYKNQFADVLAQLNPHFSAATLSAVLQDHINQEIQAFNDFADGNVSGAAQETTAAYQLMFTAGDYLATGFAEQFPTTFGNSSPNTPTGNLVASLDALLGLHAVALEGAMLSTYAHNPVGTAVFMNLMDQNTAQLTQAISGIYGAAAGQAFASLWNQHKYFLTYAADIQAGDTQAANEAQTSLTAYKNQFSAFLAKANPYLNEGTLSTVLQDHINQITSAFTDAVQGNDAAAVTTMEQAYGTMFTAGQYLAQGIVSQFPAKFAAANSSVTPPATNTPSMVKGATSPVTGLPILPLMGMGAGLLLTGGWLARRPRVR
- a CDS encoding sortase family protein (PFAM: Sortase family~TIGRFAM: LPXTG-site transpeptidase (sortase) family protein~COGs: COG3764 Sortase (surface protein transpeptidase)~InterPro IPR005754~KEGG: afo:Afer_0452 sortase family protein~PFAM: Peptidase C60, sortase A/B~SPTR: Sortase family protein;~TIGRFAM: Peptidase C60, sortase A/B), whose protein sequence is MLRRRQWGFGLAGIGLGLIALPIWIGPAARVAATQLTRPMPGSLSTRRLPTAAPVIPAPPNGSVVAQLVIPALRLNVPVVQGTGFGQLFFNPGHYAGSVLPGEPGTSVIAAHNATFFRHLNALHRGSRITVETRQGTFLFAVTGAQVVSDTAGLPNTVAPSLDLEACYPLNALYFTPDRYIVFSRLIRSSTGKPVPLLPSAKPSVTRYHANIPTSIESRFSLSLADNSLPMGSLTYHAPHTAEVLAFEESPNPLEAETVAISLWLAYVDASRSGNRSALAALGVRQNQNPYWQARSVVFEAPLNVQMTVTGTGLPIRIIMTNALVRINGEPFQTQMTITITGTTLTIQEVGTAPSIL
- a CDS encoding DNA binding domain protein, excisionase family (TIGRFAM: DNA binding domain, excisionase family~InterPro IPR010093:IPR000551~KEGG: sti:Sthe_0050 DNA binding domain protein, excisionase family~PFAM: HTH transcriptional regulator, MerR~SPTR: DNA binding domain protein, excisionase family;~TIGRFAM: Excisionase/Xis, DNA-binding), translating into MADDVLIGPDSQDLDTVKRIADDLVAHPNTAYVLMDNNHGQVPLPAPLVRVLLAAAQHLAKGHSVSILHYEQELTTQQAADLLQVSRPYLIRLLDEGKIRFHRVGSHRRIRLGDLLDYKNARDRLRKAHLQELVRASEALGLYASDDVDERES
- a CDS encoding IstB domain protein ATP-binding protein (PFAM: IstB-like ATP binding protein~COGs: COG1484 DNA replication protein~InterPro IPR003593:IPR002611~KEGG: chy:CHY_1116 ISChy4, transposition helper protein~PFAM: IstB-like ATP-binding protein~SMART: ATPase, AAA+ type, core~SPTR: IstB transposition helper protein) gives rise to the protein MMPLEQVRQQLETLGLLDAAAVLENRLDRASHDGISYVEFLQDLLRVETQARRERYLKARLRLAHFPAVKRLEDFDWAFQPSIDARQIQALASLAFVAEATNILFLGPPGVGKSHLAIALGMKAVEAGFGAYFVTADRLLQDLEQAYHEHRLERRMRVYLSPKVLIVDEFGYLPLSRVAATLFFQLVSARYERGSLILTSNKGFADWGDVLGDPVIATAILDRLLHHSHVVNIRGDSYRLKDKKRAGVWGTPPATPASPGDSLGGSNLVGASGSNFDRR